The Paenibacillus sp. 481 DNA window TAGTACGACTAGGCATGAGCTAAGCGGCTGTTCACATGGGTGGACGGCATGCTTTAGCGCATGCCTTTTTGCATTTCCCTGTTCTTTGCCGTGATGCTAACATTTTCGTGTGTAAATCATATATCTAATACGTTGAAGTTAAACGATGAACGATACTTAAGGAGGAATTACGTATGTTTTTTGGTTTTGGTAAAAAGAAAAAGAACATTTCGATTATCGCACCTATGACAGGTAAAGCTGTACTTTTGGAGGAAGTTCCAGATGCGGCATTTTCACAAAAAATTATCGGTGACGGTATCGCAGTTGAGCCTACAGAAGGCATCTTGATTGCTCCTTTCGACGGTGAAGTTATACATTTGATCGATACGCACCACTCTTTGGTACTTGGTCACGAGTCTGGCTTGGAATTGCTTGTTCACATCGGCGTTAACACCGTATCCTTGCAAGGTAAACCGTTTAAGACTTACGTGAAGTCTGGCGATAAAGTGAAAAAGGGTCAAACGTTGATTGAGTTTGATATCGCGCAAATTAAAGAAGCAGGCTTGCCAGTTATCACGCCAATTATCGTAGCGAATGGTGATGTTGTAGCTGAACTTAAAGTAAATACAGGCGCTGTAACAGCAGGTTCCGGCGAATTGATGGCTATCACAATGAAATAAAAAAGGTGGCGTATGCCACTTGAAGTTATACACGTCTTAACGTCTTACATGAACAGCGTTTACAATAAATGAATTCCCATAATATAGAAGAGTGAGGTAATTACAATGGAACAAACATTTACAATCAAAAACCCGCAAGGTATTCACGCGCGTCCAGCTGGCGCAATTATGAAAAAAGCAAGCGAATTTGCTAACGCAACGATCTCGTTGGAGTTCAACGGCCGCAAAGTAAGCGCAAAAAGCATTACAGGCGTGCTGACACTTGGCATGAAAGCGGGCAACGAAATTAAAGTTATCGCTGAAGGCGACCAAGCAGCAGAAGCAATTGCAGCAGTAGGCGAAGTGTTGGAATCCGTACTCGACTAGTACGATTCTTACAACTAATGTGTCTGGTATGACGAGTACGTCATGAATATAGAGCGATAAACGGGTGAGGACAGCACCTTATTTTTAAAGGAGTGGAGAAACCGACATGCAACTGAGAGGAATCGCAGCAGCATCTGGCTTTGCTATTGGACAAGCATTTGTCATGGAGGAGCAAGCGACAACGATTGAACGCAAGAGCATTGATGCAGGCGCGGTTGACGCGGAAGCAGCACGTCTTCAGCAAGCGGTAGATCAAGCGATCACCGAGTTGGAGCAAATTAAGGAGAATACGGCAGCTAAGCTTGGCGACGATCATGCCGAAATTTTTGCGACGCACATTTTGGTGCTGCAAGATGAGGAATATATCGGTCAAGCGTTGGAAAAAGTGCGTACGGAAGCGATTAATGCTGAGTTTGCATTTAATGAAGTAACACAGCAGCTTATTGACATTTTTTCCAGCATGGATAGCGAGTATATGCGTGAACGCGCAGCGGATTTCCGCGACGTAAGCAAACGTGTCCTTGGCTTGCTGTCTGGCAACAAGTCAGCTTCGCTTAACGATTTCGAACAACCAGTTGTATTGTTCGCACACGACTTGACGCCTTCCGATACAGCACAGCTTGATCGCAGCAAGGTAGCGGGCTTCGCAACGAACATCGGTGGCCGTACGTCGCACTCCGCGATTATGGCACGCTCGATGGAAATTCCGGCTGTTGTCGGTTTGAAGGACGCTACAGAAACGGTCAAGACAGGCGACGTGGTCGTACTTGACGGTGCCAAAGGTCTTATCCTTGTAGCCCCGGATGCAGCAACAATTGCTGAGTACGAGGAAAAGAAAGCGAAGTTCGAGAAGCGTCAAGATGCAATGAAGCTGTACAAAGACAAGCCTTCCGTAACAGCGGACGGTCATGAGGTAGAGCTTGTCGCGAACATCGGTAATCCGCAAGACGCGCTTGGTGCACGCAACAACGGTGCAGAAGGCGTCGGCTTGTTCCGTACGGAGTTCCTGTACATGGGACGCGACAACTTCCCATCTGAGGAAGAGCAGTACAACTCTTATGTTACGGTGTGCGAAACGCTAGGTGCTGAGAAGCCAGTCGTTGTTCGTACGCTGGACATCGGTGGCGACAAAGAGTTGCCGTACCTAGAGTTGCCAAAAGAAATGAACCCGTTCTTAGGCTATCGTGCCATTCGTCTTTGCTTGGACGAGGTAGAATTGTTCAAGACGCAGTTGCGTGCAATCTTGCGTGCAAGTGCACACGGCAACATCAAATTGATGTTCCCGATGATTTCTACGCTGACTGAGCTGCGCGAAGCGAAAGCGATTTTGGCGGAAACGCAAGCGGAGTTGGATGCGAAAGGTATCGCGTACAACAAAGAGATGGAAGTCGGCATCATGATCGAAATTCCAGCGGCGGCGATCATTTCGGATCAATTGGCGAAGGAAGTTGATTTCTTCTCCATCGGAACGAATGACCTTGTGCAATACACGATGGCAGCTGACCGTATGAATGAAAAAGTAGCTCACTTAACGCAGCCATTCAATCCTGCTGTATTGCGTCTCATCCGCATGGTTATCGATGCGGCGCACAAAGAAGGCAAATGGGCAGGCATGTGCGGCGAAATGGCAGGCAACTTGACTGCTGTGCCGATCTTGCTCGGCCTTGGACTGGACGAGTTCAGCATGAGTGCAAGCGCTGTGCTTCCGGCACGTGTATTGCTTAGCCGTCTGAACCGTGACGAAATGAAACAATTGGCTGAAGAAGCGTTGATGATGGAAACAGCAGACGATATTCAACGTCTCGTTCATGAGCGTGTTGCAGCCGTAAATGAATTATCTATCTAAGATTGCTATCATAGATTGTAAGTTATAAGCAGCAGTTGCAAGGTACCTGTTACAGGTACCTTGCAGAGCTGTTTCTCTTTTTAATTAGAGCGTTCCGTGTTACCAAAATGGATTCTTGAACTGATGGATGTCTTCTCGAATTTATCTATTTATGAATAAAATTTGCAAAATTAATTCATGTTATACAGTTACATACATATATGATGTTTATTGTTGACTTTGAATTAGGCTTCACCTACAATAAGTGAGTATAAACGCTTTAAATGCGAAAACGGTTTCACGCTTTTCTTTTCTTTGCATACTCATGAGGGAGGAGCTTTAAGTTGTCGGGCGATCGTCGTTTTGAAATTATACGGGCATTAAGTAACAATGTCGTATTGGCAAACGATGTGTTAACGAACAAAGAAACTATTCTCATGGGGAAGGGACTTGGCTTTGGAGCAAAGCCTCAAGGAGCTATCCTATCGCAAGACCCGCGCATCGAGAAGAAGTTCACTCTAGAAAGTGAACAGCATTTATCGCAATACCAGATGCTAACGGAGCAAATTGACCCGGAAGTGATTATGGTATCGGAACGTATTATTTCTTTAGTGTCCGAGCAGTTGTCACCTGATTTGAATGAGCATATTCATTTGGCTTTACCAAGTCATATCGAATACGCCCTTTATCGGTTGCGCAACCATATTGCGATTGATAACCCGTTTCTTTGGGAAATTCGCACATTGAATCCGAAAGAGTATGAGCTTGCTACTCAAGCGGCCCTCATTATGAATGAGACGTTCGGTGTAGAAGTGCCGGAGGATGAGATCGGCTTTTTGACGATACATATCCAGTCGGCGGTAGCTCACGTTCCGGTAGGGAATGTGGTTCAATATAATCATCTGATCAAGGACTTAGTCGCCCTCATCGAGGAGCGGCGTGGTTCCGCTATTCCGAAGGATAGCGTCGATTATTTGCGCTTAATTACGCATCTTCGCTTTGCGATAGAGCGTATCCGGCAGGGACAGCATTCGCGCAATCCGTTTCGCGACAAGCTCAAGGACATGGTTCCTTATGAGTTCAGCGTCGCTCACGAATGCGCTATGCTGATGGCGAAGCAGTTAAATACAGATGTCTCCGAAGATGAGACGGCTTACATCGCGATGCATTTGTATCGCTTGTTCAATAAAGATTTGGAATAGCACCAAATAGCACAATAGCATACCGCTAATTAAGCGTGTTACTAGTTCGACTAGGCATGAGCTTTGCACAAGCAGGATTTAACGTTTCGTTAATTCCTGTCTCGTCACAGCTTATGCCTTTTTTGTATTCGGCGCGTAATGAGAGGCGTCATTTGCAAGGGATACACACGTTACACAGGTGATACAGGTCGAGAAGGAATAATCCTTTAGCCTTTTATCCATACTTAATTTAATCCATTTAAGGGGGAAACCAACATGCTAGGCTTTTTGCAAAAAATCGGTCGAGCATTGATGCTGCCGGTGGCAACGCTTCCAGCAGCAGCGATTTTGCTTCGTTTCGGCGCTATCGACTACGTCAAAGATTTTAAATTTGGCGCCTCGGTCGGCGGGTTTATGAACCAATACGTAGCTCCAT harbors:
- a CDS encoding PTS sugar transporter subunit IIA; protein product: MFFGFGKKKKNISIIAPMTGKAVLLEEVPDAAFSQKIIGDGIAVEPTEGILIAPFDGEVIHLIDTHHSLVLGHESGLELLVHIGVNTVSLQGKPFKTYVKSGDKVKKGQTLIEFDIAQIKEAGLPVITPIIVANGDVVAELKVNTGAVTAGSGELMAITMK
- a CDS encoding HPr family phosphocarrier protein; its protein translation is MEQTFTIKNPQGIHARPAGAIMKKASEFANATISLEFNGRKVSAKSITGVLTLGMKAGNEIKVIAEGDQAAEAIAAVGEVLESVLD
- the ptsP gene encoding phosphoenolpyruvate--protein phosphotransferase, with translation MQLRGIAAASGFAIGQAFVMEEQATTIERKSIDAGAVDAEAARLQQAVDQAITELEQIKENTAAKLGDDHAEIFATHILVLQDEEYIGQALEKVRTEAINAEFAFNEVTQQLIDIFSSMDSEYMRERAADFRDVSKRVLGLLSGNKSASLNDFEQPVVLFAHDLTPSDTAQLDRSKVAGFATNIGGRTSHSAIMARSMEIPAVVGLKDATETVKTGDVVVLDGAKGLILVAPDAATIAEYEEKKAKFEKRQDAMKLYKDKPSVTADGHEVELVANIGNPQDALGARNNGAEGVGLFRTEFLYMGRDNFPSEEEQYNSYVTVCETLGAEKPVVVRTLDIGGDKELPYLELPKEMNPFLGYRAIRLCLDEVELFKTQLRAILRASAHGNIKLMFPMISTLTELREAKAILAETQAELDAKGIAYNKEMEVGIMIEIPAAAIISDQLAKEVDFFSIGTNDLVQYTMAADRMNEKVAHLTQPFNPAVLRLIRMVIDAAHKEGKWAGMCGEMAGNLTAVPILLGLGLDEFSMSASAVLPARVLLSRLNRDEMKQLAEEALMMETADDIQRLVHERVAAVNELSI
- a CDS encoding PRD domain-containing protein, which translates into the protein MSGDRRFEIIRALSNNVVLANDVLTNKETILMGKGLGFGAKPQGAILSQDPRIEKKFTLESEQHLSQYQMLTEQIDPEVIMVSERIISLVSEQLSPDLNEHIHLALPSHIEYALYRLRNHIAIDNPFLWEIRTLNPKEYELATQAALIMNETFGVEVPEDEIGFLTIHIQSAVAHVPVGNVVQYNHLIKDLVALIEERRGSAIPKDSVDYLRLITHLRFAIERIRQGQHSRNPFRDKLKDMVPYEFSVAHECAMLMAKQLNTDVSEDETAYIAMHLYRLFNKDLE